TCTAGATCTTTCCTTGCCCAGAAAAGGGTCAATGAAATTACTAATGgctttaagccctggtctacactaggactttaggtcgaatttagcagcgttaaatcgatgtaaacctccACCCGTCCACACGTTGAACCCCTTTAGTTCGActtaaaggggtcttaaaattgatttccgtactccacccctaacaagtggattagcgcttaaatcggccttgccaggtcgaatttggggtactgtggacacaattcgacggtattggcctccgggagctatcccagagtgctccattgtcaccgctctggacagcactctcaactcagatgcactggccaggtagacaggaaaagaactgtgaacttttgaatctcatttcctgtttggccagcatggcaagctgcaggtgaccatgcagagctcatcagcagaggtgaccatgatggagtcccagaatcgcaaaagagctccagcatggaccgaacgggaggtactggatctgatcgctgtatggggagaggaatccgtgctatcagaactccgttccagttttcgaaatgtcaaaacctttgtcaaaatctcccagggcatgaaggacaaaggccataacagggatccgaagcagtgctgcgtgaaacttaaggagctgaggcaagcctaccagaaaaccagaggggcgaacggccgctctgggtcagagccccaaacatgccgcttctatgatgagctgcatgccattttaggggtttcagccaccactaccccagccgtgttgtttgactccttcaatggagatggaggcaacatggaagcaggttttggggacaaagaagaagaagatgatgatgaggaggaggttgtagcaAGCATCATCACAGCAAGCAAGCgtagaaaccggttttcccgacagccaggaactgtttctcaccctggacctggagccagtaccccccgaacccacccaaggctgcctcctggacccggcaggtggagaagggacctccggtgagtgtaccttttaaaatactatacatggtttaaaagcaagcatgtgaaaggattactttgccctgacattcgcagctctcctggatgtactcccaaagcctttgcaaaaggtttctggggagggcagccttattgcgtccttcatggtaggacactttaccactccaggccagtaacacgtactcgggaatcattgtacaacaaagcattgcagtgtatgtttgctggcgttcaaacaacatccgttctttatctctctgtgttatcctcaggagagtgagatatcattcatggtctcctggttgaa
Above is a window of Caretta caretta isolate rCarCar2 chromosome 2, rCarCar1.hap1, whole genome shotgun sequence DNA encoding:
- the LOC125632140 gene encoding zinc finger and SCAN domain-containing protein 32 yields the protein MQSSSAEVTMMESQNRKRAPAWTEREVLDLIAVWGEESVLSELRSSFRNVKTFVKISQGMKDKGHNRDPKQCCVKLKELRQAYQKTRGANGRSGSEPQTCRFYDELHAILGVSATTTPAVLFDSFNGDGGNMEAGFGDKEEEDDDEEEVVASIITASKRRNRFSRQPGTVSHPGPGASTPRTHPRLPPGPGRWRRDLRCMCFNDHRIFSFPEASED